Genomic segment of Dactylococcopsis salina PCC 8305:
TGGCGTTAAAGTCTTCTACAATCCCGTTGAATTGCACTTGTTGAGATTTGGCATAATCGACCACTGCTTCCGCGAGAGGATGTTCTGATTGTTGTTCCAACAGCGCCACCAGCCGTAATAACTTTAACTCATTTTGGTTGCTAGTGCCGAAAGTCGTCACATAATCGGTTACTTGCGGTTTTCCTTCTGTAAGTGTTCCTGTTTTGTCTAAAACGATCGTGTTCAGTTTCTGTGCGGTTTCGAGACTTTCAGCACTTTTAATTAAAATCCCATTTTCTGCCCCTTTTCCAGTTCCTACCATAACAGATGTTGGCGTGGCTAACCCTAACGCACAAGGACAAGCAATGATCAGCACCGCTACCATGTTAATCAAAGCTAGGGTGACATTGCCCATGATATTGAACCATAATACAAAGGTGAGGAGCGCGATCGCAATTACCACAGGAACAAACCAACCCGTTACTTGGTCAGCTAAATTCTGAATCGGTGCTTTTGATCCTTGCGCTTGTTGAACTAACTGGACAATCTGAGAGAGTACCGTATCTTTCCCCACACGAGTGGCTTGAAACTGGAAACTTCCCGTCTTATTAATTGTTGATCCAATCACTTCATCCCCGACAGACTTCTCTACAGGAATGCTTTCTCCCGTCACCATACTCTCATCAACCGTCGAATATCCCTGTGTTACTTCTCCATCCACAGGAATTTTCTCCCCTGGACGCACTTGAATCATATCGCCAATTTCTACTTCTTGAATGGGAATATCTTTGGTTTCCCCATCACGAATCACTCTTGCTGATCTCGCTTGTAACCCAATTAACTTTCGGATTGCTTGTGAAGTTTCTCCTCTAGCGCGATTTTCCATGAAACGACCCACTAAAATCAGGGTAATAATCACCGCCGCACTTTCATAATAAACCTGTGGGGTGAGTCCTTGTTGGATTAAAAAATCAGCGAATAACGTCGCAAACAGGGAGTAAAAATAAGCGGCGCTAGTTCCCAAAGCAACTAAAGTGTCCATGGTCGCCGCCCGATTTTTAAATGCTTTCCAGGCATTGCGATAGAAGTGCGATCCACACCAAAATTGCACCGGTGTTGTCAACACAAACTGCAACCAATAATTATGTAACCAAGGGGGAATAAAAGGAAGGTCTAACCCGGTCATCATCGGGAGAGACCCCACCACCAAAATCAGGGAAATCACCCCACTGACCCAAATTTTGCGCTTTAAGTCCTTTAATTCCGCTTCTCTGGCGACAATTTCTGCGTCTCCTCTCCCTGTCATCATGTCTTCTTGAGAGTAAACGGAAGCACCATAACCAGCATCTTCTACCGCGCCTTGAATGGTTTCTAAGCTAGTTTTTTCAGGATTAAACTGAACTGTTGCTTGTTCGGAAGCAAAATTAACTTCGCATTCCTCGACACCAGAAACATTGTTAATCGCTTTTTGAATCGCATTCGCACAACCGGCGCAACTCATTCCCTGTAGTTTGAGGGTGGTTGTATCTGTACGGGATTGGGTTTGACTCATATTTTACTCCCTCCTTGAAGGGTTGGTTTTCCTTATTTTGATTTTAGAGTCTCCAGTTAGCAGGAGAGTCAAGTTCGATAAGAAAGATTGGCGTTGCTGAATCAAGGTATGATACAACTAAACTTGCACGATTGCGCTCCGCGAAACGGCATCTGGCAAAAACTGGGATTTCCAAAAATTAGATTATTAGGTTTTTTATCAATTACCGAAGGCCGAAAATGGCTTGGACAGAGGCTTTGGCTACTCCCCATTTTGATAGAATGAAACAGTCCTACGATGATTGAGGGGAACTTGAATGCTCCCTAACCTTGAAAATTGGGCGACTTTTACGGAGGAAGTGGTAAACGTTAATCTAGATGAGATAGCATCTCTAATCAATCTATGAACATCGGAAAAGATAACCCATTTCTTAATCTTAACTATGAGCGCGCGATCGAAGCGCTAGGCGAAAACTATTACGACATTGTTTCGGCTGCGGAGTTCCCCCAACATTTCTTACGGTTTCGCAACGATGAACTTCTCCCTCTACTTAACCTCAACCCGTCACAAGTAACAGACGAAAACTTTATCGAAGCCTTTGGAAAATTTCAAGGGGTGCGCCCGTTTCTCGCTCTACGATATCATGGGTATCAATTCGGGAATTACAATCCGTTTTTGGGAGATGGACGAGGGTTTCTCTATGGACAAGTCTGGGGAAACGATGGACGACTCTATGATTTTGGCACAAAAGGGTCGGGACAGACTCCTTATTCTCGTAATGCAGATGGACGGCTAACCCTCAAAGGTGGAATTAGAGAAGTTTTAGCCTCAGAAGCATTACATTATTTAGGAGTCCGTACTTCTCGCTGTTTAAGTTTGATTGAAACGGGGGAATTATTGTGGCGTAATGATGAACCTTCTCCCACTCGCGCTTCTGTAATGATTCGGTTTAGCCATTCTCATATTCGTTTCGGAACATTTGAACGTTTAAATTATCTAAATCGTCCAGATTTAATCGAAAAACTGTTAGATCATGTGATTACTTATTATTATCCTCATTTAAAGTCTTCCTCTGATCAATATGCCCAATTTTATCAGGAATTAGTGCAACGAGTTGCTGAGTTAGCCGCGCAATGGATGATCGCGGGATTTTGTCATGGTGTTCTCAATACCGATAATATGTCGATTACAGGGGAAAGTTTCGATTATGGCCCCTATGCCTTCATTCCCACTTATAATCCTAAATTTACTGCTGCTTATTTTGACTATTCTGGATTATATTGTTATGGCAACCAACCGCGTATTTGTCGCTGGAATTTAGAAAAATTGCAACGTCCTTTAGGGATGGTAATGTCACAAAAAGATTTAGATGCTGGTTTAGAAAGGTTTGAAACTCATTATGAGGAAACTTATCGTCAGTTGCTGATGGAAAAGTTAGGATTGATTGACGTTTCTTTGGAAAATACAGAAGATTTTGTCACCGAAACTGTGAATTTATTACGAGATTCACAAGTTCCCTATCATCAATTTTTTGCTGAGTTAGGAAATTGGTTTAGTCCGACATGGCGAGATAATTCTGAAATTATTTTAGAAAATGCACCCTTTATTAAACAATTGCGAGAACAGTCATCGCTTTGGGAAAATTGGAAACAACTTTATCAGCAATGTTTAAAGCAATGTAATGATAATGAACTCGAAAAAATGGGGTCTCGTCTTCAGAAAAAGAATCCGCAAACGGCGTTACTACGTCCTGTGATTGAGTCAGTCTGGGAACCGATTAGTTTGGATAATGAATGGACTCCCTTTTATGCTTTATTAGATCAGATTCGCGGCAAGTGACGGTAAATCAAATCCCCCCTAACCCCCCTTTGAAAGGGGGGAATAATGAGGTGATGTGTAGATATAGCGCTACGCGCTAGGCAAAAGGCAAGAGGCAAGAGGCAAGAGTAAGGTATAGGTGAGTTTCAACATTTTGGAATGTCCTAACCTAATTTTGTAGCGCTATAAAAAGTAGGTTGGGTGAAGGGAAGCGAAACCCATCAGTTATGTGTTGTGGGAAGAAAAAGTCGTCCCCATTTTAGCGTTAGAAGTGATTTCTAAAACGGCGAATAATGAATACACTAGAAAGAAAGAGATTTACCAAGAAATGGGAATCAAATATTATGTGGTTTACAATCCTCAACGGAAAAGAAAACCACGTTTAGAAGTGTATTCCCTAGAAAATCAGGAATATGTTTTATTAGGAAATCAGAGTCAGATTTGGTTGGAAGAAGTGGGTTTGGGAATCGGTTTGGAAGTGGGAACGTATCAACAAATTACTCGTGAGTGGTTATATTGGTATGATGAAAGGGGAGAGCGCTTTTTAACTCCTGAAGAACGATCGCGCCAAGCGGAAACGAAAGCCGATCGTTATGCGAAAAGGTTGCGTGAGTTAGGAATTGATCCTGATTCGATTTAAGTGTCACTTCTGAATCTCGGATCAGGAATTTTAACTTTCCACCGAACCGACATGGTTGTTCTTTGTCCTTCGTCCTTTGTCCTTCGTTCTTTGTCCTTCGTGATTCAGTAAGAGATCAGTTTTCCTAATGACCAATGACCAATGTACAGACGTTCCATGGAACGTCTCTACAATGATGACTAATTTAGGGCTTGCTGAATAAAACTGAAAGTCTTATCAAATCAGGATTTGAGGCGATTCAGTTCAGATAAAAATGCAAGTTCATTGATTGTTCAATGGTCACGCATATTGCATCAAAACCTTCCCCTCCTACCGATCAATCAACCCTCTTGCCTCTTGCCTCTTGCCTCTTGCCTTACTTAACCAACCAATGGACTTTTTCAGCAACCCCTAATTTATGTTGGGTTACATTTCATTTCACCCAACCTACTTTTGATCTGGGTGAAATTGGTTTTTACCCAGCCGACGGTTAAACAGTGAGTTGTTTGAGTTTATCGGCGACAATGCCAGTGGTTATTAATTCTTCGGCTTGGGTTAATCCCGTTTCTAAGTCTGGACAAACGCCACACAACCATAAATAAATCCCACCATTCCAAATCGCTGCGGACATTAGTTCTCCTGGTTTTCCCGCAATGATTGTTTTTAATTGTGTGGTCAGTTGCGTTAAAGATTCTAATATAACGTCTTGTCCCGCGAAACCATAATGTTGAGGGTGTAAGTGTCGCCGTTGAAAGTCTTTTTCTGGTTGCGTAATGCCAATAATTGCGGTGCGGTTTCGCGCTAAGTCACAGCTTCCTTCTAATCCTTTGACGGTGATCAGTTGTTTCATGTTTCGCAGGGTGAAGGTTTCTCGAAATCGATCTTCTGTGGGGGGATGAACAAAACCAGAGATGAGGTTGGCTTCGCCGCCGTAGGGAGACCACAATAGCTCGATCGTGGCTAGGGGGGGACGTTTGCCGATTTCTTCGCGGTAGGGGACTAATTTTTGCGCTTGGGGAAAGTGTTGGGGAAGGTAGTAAAACCCGATTCCTGTTTTGGCGAGAAGTTGTTGACTTCCACTAAGGGAGAGGGAACGATAGTTAACTCCTAATGCTTCCCAAATCTCCACAAAAGGAATCCCATATTTTGTGGGCATACTGTCTCCTCCATGAAAAATCACAGGAACACCTACACTAGCTAATAACAGTAGTGTGATAGGGAATACAGGAGCGGTGCGCGATCGAGCGTCATAAGGCACGCCAAAAACGGTGACGGGATACTGAGTCGCGCTGTCTAAGGCGGGAATTTTCCCTCCTAATTGATCATAAGCGTCTAGCATTCCTGCTAATTCTTCAACAGTGGGACGTTTGATGCGATGAGCAATCATAAACGCTCCAATTTGGGCGGGTGTTGCTTCTTGTTCCAACATTAGACGAGTGGCGGTGGCGGCTTCACTACGGGTTAAATGTTTGCTGGTGTGTGTACCACTCCCCACTTTTTTGAGGAGTTCTCGAAATTGAATCAAGGATGAGGATAAGTTCATAGTTTCGCTTGAATCGCTGGATTAACTAGAGAGGGACTAGACATTTTTTGTACTAATTGACGAAATGCTTTGATGGGAGGAATTTCAGCCCGATCGCGCGTTGTGGCAAACATCACTTTCCGTGTTAAGGTTGCTTTAGCTGTTCCATTTTTGCTTGTGTTTGCGCCAATCGATCGAATCGCAAGAGTCGGATCATTTTGAGCATCCATTAACGCTGAACTGGGAAGTAAGGCAAGTAATTCTCCTTGTCGAATCACACCACGAAACGCATCTAAAGTGTTTAATTCCATTCCAGTTTGTATCGTTGCATTTTGTTGAGAAAACCAATCTTGGACTAACCGTTGCATTCCATAACCATCTTTAAACACCAGATGAGGATAAGCAATTAATTCTTGCCAAGCCAGTTGACTATACTGAGCTAAAGGATGATCCGCCGCCATTAACACCTCAATTGCTTCTTCAAATAGTTGATCAGCTACCATTTCTGAACTCATGGTAAAGGCGGGATTATCCATCACAATCGCTAAATCTACTAAGCCATCTCTTAACACTTTTAACGCCCGATCGCTTCCCAGCGCCGTTACTCGCAACTGAATGTTAGGATATTGATTACAAAAAATTCGTAATATGGGCGGTAAATGATAAGAACACACAGAATGAATCGCCGCCACACAGAGTTCTGGTTGTTTTCCCGCCATTAAATCGGCTAATTCTTTATTCACTACCGCCCATTCTTTACAGATTTTACGGGCGCCAGGGAGAAACTTCTCACCCGCAACGGTTAATTTTGCCTGATGAGAACGATGAAATAAATCAACTCCTAAGCTGTTTTCTAGGCTCTGAATTTGCCGACTGATGGTCGATTGGGTAACGCCACATTTTTTGGCGGCTTGTCCAAAGTTATTGGTTTCTGTAATCGCTAAAAACGCTTGCAACTGCTCAATCCGCATTTGTGTAGTCTTAATTACACTTTTTATGAGAATAACGGATTTTTTCATTCGATTTCGTACATTTTGATACATCTACGGTATTTTTTTTAGTGCGGCTTGAGCGTGTAGTTGCACAATTGAGGATTCATCTTGACAGAATTCCCATAGCAAGTTTTTTCCTTTTGGTATCCCTAAGTTACCTAATGCTTGAGCAAGCGTCTGTTTTAGGCGATTGTCGGTTTGAGCGGATGGGTTTTCACGGAAAAACTTAAGTAAGGTGTCAACAATCGTCTTTTTGTGTTGATTATTTTGCCAACGACCGAAAATGGTGATGATTTCTTCTTGAAGGGTTGAGGATTGTTTTTGTAAATTACTAATTAGCGGAGAAAGGGTTTCCTCTGTTTCTCGGTGACTGATGGCTCGGATGATCTGCTTTTGGAGAGGGAGCGGCGTGACAGAAGATTCTAAACATTGCTGAAGAGCAGTAATGGCTTGTGATGTAGCAAGTCTGCCTAGAGCGATCGCGCAGTGGGAACAAACGTCTAGGTTGAAGTCATACAGGAGGGGAATTAAGGCTTTGACCACCTCATCAGGATGATGATCGTTTCCTCTCACTCCTAAGCCAATCACTGCTTCTTGTCGCACTTTGGCGTTAGTATCCGATAAGGCTTGGATTAATGTCGGTATGATCCGATGATCCCGAAAACGACTTAACGCCTCGATCGCGCGGCTTCGGATTACTGCTTGCTCATCATCCAAAACACTTAAAAGCGGTGTGATGATTTCAGGGTCACGGAGAGCGGTTAACGCTTGTACCGCTGCGAGTCTGCTTTCAGAGTGGTTTAGAGCTTCATTGAGGATAGGAATGACCATCTTACCGCTTTTAGCCAGTCCATTGGCGCAAGCTGTAATTACTTCCAGTTCAGTGTCAGTATTGAGGACTTCTGTCAAACTAAAAATAGCGTGAGGTTGCTGAAACTGGCTGAGGAGACTGGCGGCTTCACAACGGAGATCAAGATCGGCGGTTTCATCTTGTAGTAATATTGTTAACGGTTCGATCGCCCTTTCTCCAAATTTTGGGATATATTTTGCCACCTCCCAACGTTCTTGAAACTCTCCTGTAATAAACGCTTCCCAAACTTGATTAAACGCTTCTTCTTTTTCATCGGGAGGTAAATCAATAAATCCTTTACCATCAGGAGATAGAGGTAACTGTTGTAAGTAATGTTGATCTAATTTCATTTCACAGCTTTGTTCGCAACGTTTTATCCAATATAAGTTCCTAATTCTAATTGATATTGGGTTTCGTCTTCTTCACCGAATCTACATTTTTGTCCTTCGACAGGCTCAGGAACACCTTTGTTGTTTGTTTTCCAATGACTAATGACCAATGACTAATGACTAATTGGTGTTGGGTTTCGTAAACTTCACCCAACCTACTTACTCTTGCCTTTTGCCTCTTGCCTTTTGCCTCTTGCCTCTTGCCTTTTGCCTCTTGCCTCTTGCCTCTTGCCTCTTGCCTTTTGCCTCTTGCCTCTTGCCTCTTGCCTCTTGCTGATTGGTGTTGGGTTTCGTAAACTCCACCCAACCTACTGACTAAGAGTTTGGGATTAGATCAGAATCCGTTAAGATAATAATTCGACCCAAAACGAAACATAAGGAGGAAGACTAGCGTGGCTGAATTTGATTATGATTTGATCATTCTCGGTGCGGGAGTGGGTGGACATGGTGCGGCACTTCACGCGGTAAAACGGGGACTGAAAACTGCCATTATTGAGGCGAAGGATATGGGGGGAACTTGCGTTAATCGCGGTTGTGTTCCCTCGAAAGCGCTTTTGGCGGCTTCGGGACGGGTGCGAGAGTTACAAGATTCCCATCACCTAAACAGTTTAGGGATTAATGTCGGTAACGTCAATTTTGATCGCGCTGCCATTTCTAATCATGCCCAAAATCTGGTGGAAAAAATTAGAGGGGATATGAGTAACAGCCTCGATCGATTAAAAGTTGATACAATCAATGGCTGGGGCAAAGTAACCGCACCACAGAAGGTGAGTGTCCTCACTGAAGACGGCGAAAAAACGATAACTGGAGAACATATCATCCTTTCCCCTGGTTCGACTCCTTTTGTTCCCCCTGGGATTCAAGTTGATGGCAAAACGGTTTACACGAGCGATGATGCCTTGAAGTTAAGCTCAATTCCCGATTGGGTTGCGATTATTGGCAGTGGTTACATTGGTTTAGAATTTTCCGATATCTATTCCGCATTGGGTTCTGAGATTACGATGATTGAGGCGTTAGACAATCTCATGCCTGGCTTCGATCGAGATATTGCTAAAATTGCAGAACGAGTTTTAATCAAACCCCGTGACATTGAAACCTATACATCAACTCTGGCGAAAAGTGTCAAACCAGGTTCTCCTGTAGTCATTGAACTAGCAGACGCTAAAACGAAAGAAGTGACAGAAGTTTTAGAAGTTGATGCAGCGTTGGTGGCGACTGGACGCATTCCAGCGACGAAAAACATCGGTTTAGACTCAATTGGGGTGGAAACTGATAAACGCGGTTTTATTCCGACTAATGATCAGTTACAAGTCACGGTTAATGGTGAACCTGTTTCCAATTTATGGGCGATCGGTGATGCGACAGGTAAAATGATGTTAGCACATACCGCCTCTGCTCAAGGCATTTCTGCGGTGGAAAATATCTGTGGGGATGATCATGTTGTCAATTACCGCGCCATTCCAGCAGCCGCCTTTACCCATCCCGAAATCAGTTACGTGGGATTAACAGAAGATGCAGCAAAAGCGTTAGGAAAAGAAGAAGGATTCAAAGTGAAATCGGTTCGTACTTACTTTAAAGCCAATTCTAAAGCACTTGCAGAAGGAGAAGAAGATGGAGTCGCCAAAATTATTTATCGTCAAGATACAGGAGAATTGTTAGGCGCACATATTATTGGAATGCACGCATCAGATTTAATTC
This window contains:
- a CDS encoding HEAT repeat domain-containing protein, whose protein sequence is MKLDQHYLQQLPLSPDGKGFIDLPPDEKEEAFNQVWEAFITGEFQERWEVAKYIPKFGERAIEPLTILLQDETADLDLRCEAASLLSQFQQPHAIFSLTEVLNTDTELEVITACANGLAKSGKMVIPILNEALNHSESRLAAVQALTALRDPEIITPLLSVLDDEQAVIRSRAIEALSRFRDHRIIPTLIQALSDTNAKVRQEAVIGLGVRGNDHHPDEVVKALIPLLYDFNLDVCSHCAIALGRLATSQAITALQQCLESSVTPLPLQKQIIRAISHRETEETLSPLISNLQKQSSTLQEEIITIFGRWQNNQHKKTIVDTLLKFFRENPSAQTDNRLKQTLAQALGNLGIPKGKNLLWEFCQDESSIVQLHAQAALKKIP
- a CDS encoding LysR family transcriptional regulator, which produces MRIEQLQAFLAITETNNFGQAAKKCGVTQSTISRQIQSLENSLGVDLFHRSHQAKLTVAGEKFLPGARKICKEWAVVNKELADLMAGKQPELCVAAIHSVCSYHLPPILRIFCNQYPNIQLRVTALGSDRALKVLRDGLVDLAIVMDNPAFTMSSEMVADQLFEEAIEVLMAADHPLAQYSQLAWQELIAYPHLVFKDGYGMQRLVQDWFSQQNATIQTGMELNTLDAFRGVIRQGELLALLPSSALMDAQNDPTLAIRSIGANTSKNGTAKATLTRKVMFATTRDRAEIPPIKAFRQLVQKMSSPSLVNPAIQAKL
- a CDS encoding AraC family transcriptional regulator produces the protein MEFTKPNTNQQEARGKRQEAKGKRQEARGKRQKARGKRQKARGKRQE
- a CDS encoding anthranilate phosphoribosyltransferase family protein; amino-acid sequence: MNLSSSLIQFRELLKKVGSGTHTSKHLTRSEAATATRLMLEQEATPAQIGAFMIAHRIKRPTVEELAGMLDAYDQLGGKIPALDSATQYPVTVFGVPYDARSRTAPVFPITLLLLASVGVPVIFHGGDSMPTKYGIPFVEIWEALGVNYRSLSLSGSQQLLAKTGIGFYYLPQHFPQAQKLVPYREEIGKRPPLATIELLWSPYGGEANLISGFVHPPTEDRFRETFTLRNMKQLITVKGLEGSCDLARNRTAIIGITQPEKDFQRRHLHPQHYGFAGQDVILESLTQLTTQLKTIIAGKPGELMSAAIWNGGIYLWLCGVCPDLETGLTQAEELITTGIVADKLKQLTV
- a CDS encoding heavy metal translocating P-type ATPase codes for the protein MSQTQSRTDTTTLKLQGMSCAGCANAIQKAINNVSGVEECEVNFASEQATVQFNPEKTSLETIQGAVEDAGYGASVYSQEDMMTGRGDAEIVAREAELKDLKRKIWVSGVISLILVVGSLPMMTGLDLPFIPPWLHNYWLQFVLTTPVQFWCGSHFYRNAWKAFKNRAATMDTLVALGTSAAYFYSLFATLFADFLIQQGLTPQVYYESAAVIITLILVGRFMENRARGETSQAIRKLIGLQARSARVIRDGETKDIPIQEVEIGDMIQVRPGEKIPVDGEVTQGYSTVDESMVTGESIPVEKSVGDEVIGSTINKTGSFQFQATRVGKDTVLSQIVQLVQQAQGSKAPIQNLADQVTGWFVPVVIAIALLTFVLWFNIMGNVTLALINMVAVLIIACPCALGLATPTSVMVGTGKGAENGILIKSAESLETAQKLNTIVLDKTGTLTEGKPQVTDYVTTFGTSNQNELKLLRLVALLEQQSEHPLAEAVVDYAKSQQVQFNGIVEDFNAITGSGVQGTVSDRVVRVGTARWFNELGIKTETLAEKANQWEAAGKTVIWIAVDHELEGIMALADTLKPSSVDAVKALRTLGLEVVMMTGDNEKTAASIAQQVGIPRVMSQVRPEQKAEQIVSLQQEGKQVAMVGDGINDAPALAQADIGIAIGTGTDIAITTSDITLISGDLQGVITAIELSRATMTNIRQNLFFAFIYNVAGIPIAAGILYPIFGWLLNPIIAGAAMAFSSVSVLTNALRLRKFQTL
- the lpdA gene encoding dihydrolipoyl dehydrogenase, with the translated sequence MAEFDYDLIILGAGVGGHGAALHAVKRGLKTAIIEAKDMGGTCVNRGCVPSKALLAASGRVRELQDSHHLNSLGINVGNVNFDRAAISNHAQNLVEKIRGDMSNSLDRLKVDTINGWGKVTAPQKVSVLTEDGEKTITGEHIILSPGSTPFVPPGIQVDGKTVYTSDDALKLSSIPDWVAIIGSGYIGLEFSDIYSALGSEITMIEALDNLMPGFDRDIAKIAERVLIKPRDIETYTSTLAKSVKPGSPVVIELADAKTKEVTEVLEVDAALVATGRIPATKNIGLDSIGVETDKRGFIPTNDQLQVTVNGEPVSNLWAIGDATGKMMLAHTASAQGISAVENICGDDHVVNYRAIPAAAFTHPEISYVGLTEDAAKALGKEEGFKVKSVRTYFKANSKALAEGEEDGVAKIIYRQDTGELLGAHIIGMHASDLIQEAANAIASRQPVQNLAFNVHTHPTLSEVLDEAFKRAEVKA
- a CDS encoding protein adenylyltransferase SelO, giving the protein MNIGKDNPFLNLNYERAIEALGENYYDIVSAAEFPQHFLRFRNDELLPLLNLNPSQVTDENFIEAFGKFQGVRPFLALRYHGYQFGNYNPFLGDGRGFLYGQVWGNDGRLYDFGTKGSGQTPYSRNADGRLTLKGGIREVLASEALHYLGVRTSRCLSLIETGELLWRNDEPSPTRASVMIRFSHSHIRFGTFERLNYLNRPDLIEKLLDHVITYYYPHLKSSSDQYAQFYQELVQRVAELAAQWMIAGFCHGVLNTDNMSITGESFDYGPYAFIPTYNPKFTAAYFDYSGLYCYGNQPRICRWNLEKLQRPLGMVMSQKDLDAGLERFETHYEETYRQLLMEKLGLIDVSLENTEDFVTETVNLLRDSQVPYHQFFAELGNWFSPTWRDNSEIILENAPFIKQLREQSSLWENWKQLYQQCLKQCNDNELEKMGSRLQKKNPQTALLRPVIESVWEPISLDNEWTPFYALLDQIRGK